A window from Agrobacterium tumefaciens encodes these proteins:
- a CDS encoding glycosyltransferase: protein MTDNTVTRPHDSKTVDIGICTYRRPALVATLLSLFELDVPEGVKVRLIVADNDEEPSAKASVDRLRETAPFEITYVHCPKSNISIARNACLSECKADYLAFIDDDETAPPHWLAALLEKADETGAETVLGPVTAVYRDNAPGWMKRGDFHSTVPVWVNGEIITGYTCNTLLKMEAPSVKGRRFALALGQSGGEDTHFFSHLHAAGGRIVFAEDAVLSEPVPENRASFMWLAKRRFRSGQTHGRVLAEKKPGARRVVQVLKAGSKVLYCGVFAALNGFNAVRRNRYALRAALHMGSMSGAFGVREIRQYGAVEAT, encoded by the coding sequence ATGACCGACAACACCGTCACCCGCCCGCATGATTCGAAAACCGTCGATATCGGCATCTGCACCTACAGACGCCCGGCGCTGGTTGCCACACTTCTGTCACTCTTCGAGCTGGACGTGCCGGAAGGTGTGAAAGTTCGTTTGATCGTCGCCGATAATGATGAAGAGCCGAGTGCCAAAGCAAGCGTTGATCGCCTGCGCGAAACCGCCCCTTTCGAAATCACCTATGTGCATTGCCCGAAATCGAATATTTCGATTGCCCGCAATGCCTGCCTGTCGGAATGCAAGGCGGATTATCTCGCTTTCATCGATGATGACGAAACTGCTCCGCCGCATTGGCTCGCCGCCCTTCTCGAAAAGGCCGATGAGACCGGTGCGGAAACCGTCCTCGGCCCCGTCACTGCGGTTTACCGGGACAATGCGCCGGGCTGGATGAAACGTGGCGATTTCCACTCGACTGTTCCGGTCTGGGTGAATGGCGAAATCATCACAGGTTATACCTGCAACACGCTTCTCAAGATGGAAGCGCCCTCGGTGAAGGGCCGGCGCTTCGCGCTGGCGCTCGGCCAGAGTGGCGGCGAAGACACGCATTTCTTCTCGCACCTTCATGCCGCCGGCGGCCGCATCGTCTTTGCGGAAGATGCGGTGCTGTCGGAGCCGGTTCCGGAAAATAGGGCGAGCTTTATGTGGCTTGCCAAGCGCCGCTTCCGTTCCGGCCAGACCCACGGCCGGGTGCTGGCCGAGAAAAAGCCCGGCGCACGCCGCGTGGTGCAGGTGCTGAAGGCCGGCTCGAAGGTGCTTTATTGCGGCGTCTTCGCCGCGCTGAACGGTTTCAACGCCGTACGCCGCAACCGCTATGCGCTGCGTGCCGCACTGCATATGGGCTCGATGAGCGGCGCCTTCGGCGTGCGTGAAATCCGCCAATATGGTGCGGTGGAGGCGACCTGA
- a CDS encoding glycosyltransferase family 2 protein translates to MEGLGHSGIRTLIVIPCLNEAKTIEGLLVKFTGAMQGRLFRIVVADGGSTDGTRDIVSAFAATDDRVTLLANPKRIQSAGINLAVATFGEDFDYLIRIDAHGDYPDDYCQRLIEDAERTGADSVVVAMDTVGHGLFQKATAIAQNSKLGNGGSKHREGAKGHWIDHGHHALMRIAAFDAVGGYDESFSHNEDAELDFRLRKSGFRIWMTDKTRMTYYPRASVMPLFRQYLAYGRGRAKNLVKHRSIPKIRQMIPLAVLPVFIFALLSLIHWAALIPLGLWIAACVGYGLWMAIGQKNPYGPLAAFSAMVMHLAWSTGFWLELLKFRGRKAVS, encoded by the coding sequence ATGGAAGGTCTTGGTCATTCCGGCATCAGAACGCTGATCGTCATTCCCTGCCTCAATGAGGCAAAGACGATCGAAGGGCTGCTTGTCAAATTCACCGGCGCGATGCAGGGGCGTCTTTTCCGCATCGTGGTTGCCGATGGCGGCAGCACGGATGGAACCCGCGATATCGTTTCCGCCTTCGCGGCGACGGACGACCGCGTCACGCTTCTCGCCAATCCGAAGCGCATTCAGAGCGCCGGCATCAACCTTGCGGTCGCCACCTTCGGCGAGGATTTCGACTACCTCATTCGCATCGACGCTCACGGCGATTATCCCGATGATTATTGCCAGCGGCTGATCGAGGATGCGGAGCGCACCGGCGCGGATTCCGTCGTCGTCGCCATGGATACGGTCGGCCACGGCCTGTTTCAGAAGGCGACAGCCATTGCCCAGAATTCCAAGCTCGGCAATGGTGGTTCCAAGCACCGCGAAGGCGCCAAGGGTCACTGGATCGACCATGGCCACCATGCGCTGATGCGGATTGCCGCCTTCGATGCGGTCGGCGGTTATGACGAGAGCTTCAGCCATAATGAAGATGCCGAACTGGATTTCCGGCTGCGCAAATCCGGTTTCCGCATCTGGATGACCGACAAGACCCGCATGACCTATTACCCGCGCGCCAGCGTCATGCCGCTGTTCCGGCAATATCTCGCCTATGGCCGCGGCCGCGCGAAGAACCTCGTAAAACACCGGTCGATCCCGAAAATCCGCCAGATGATTCCGCTCGCGGTGCTGCCGGTCTTTATCTTCGCGCTGCTGTCGCTCATCCATTGGGCGGCACTTATTCCGCTCGGCCTCTGGATCGCCGCATGTGTGGGGTATGGCTTGTGGATGGCAATAGGTCAGAAAAACCCATACGGCCCCCTCGCCGCCTTTTCGGCGATGGTGATGCATCTGGCCTGGTCCACCGGCTTCTGGCTGGAACTCCTGAAATTCCGGGGAAGAAAGGCTGTCTCATGA
- a CDS encoding glycosyl transferase family 1, which translates to MTHVLYLAHDLSDPAIRRRVMTLLAGGARVTLAGFRRGQNRLAEIERVVPVVLGETADGQFLQRMAAVAKASLSLGKTLSGIPAPDVILARNLEMLALSKRAMSLYDRQPALVYECLDIHRLLLNEGKPGQILNAAQRYFARDAKLLVTSSPAFVEHYFKPISGLDLPVLLQENKVLALDATFAATPQPRAPAPGEPWKIGWFGALRCRKSLEILAEFARRMEGGVEIILRGRPAYSEFADFDGFVTAAPHVHFHGPYKNPEDLAAIYNEVQFTWAIDFFEEGQNSSWLLPNRLYEGGLYGTLPIALAGTETARFIEKRDIGFVLQQARPDDLAVLFGQMTSETYADAFNTLSAIDRKQWLTDRDDCRQLVQHLSSLAKSASGHAREAQFSPV; encoded by the coding sequence ATGACCCATGTTCTTTATCTCGCGCATGATCTGTCGGACCCCGCCATTCGCCGGCGGGTGATGACCCTGCTTGCGGGTGGGGCACGGGTAACGCTGGCCGGTTTCCGGCGCGGACAGAACCGGTTGGCGGAGATCGAGCGTGTCGTTCCCGTCGTGCTCGGAGAAACCGCCGACGGGCAGTTTCTGCAGCGCATGGCGGCGGTGGCCAAAGCCAGCCTCTCGCTGGGCAAAACCTTAAGCGGCATTCCCGCACCCGACGTCATCCTGGCCAGAAATCTGGAAATGCTGGCTCTGTCGAAGCGAGCCATGTCGCTTTACGATCGCCAGCCGGCGCTGGTTTACGAGTGTCTCGACATCCACCGCCTGCTTCTGAACGAAGGCAAGCCCGGACAGATACTGAATGCCGCGCAGCGTTATTTCGCCCGTGATGCCAAGCTGCTGGTGACGAGTTCTCCGGCCTTCGTGGAGCATTATTTCAAGCCCATATCGGGCCTAGACCTTCCCGTCCTGTTGCAGGAAAACAAGGTGCTGGCGCTCGACGCCACCTTTGCCGCCACGCCGCAACCACGCGCACCGGCCCCCGGCGAGCCGTGGAAAATCGGCTGGTTCGGCGCACTTCGCTGCCGCAAGTCGCTCGAAATCCTCGCCGAATTTGCCCGCCGCATGGAAGGAGGGGTCGAAATCATCCTGCGCGGCCGGCCGGCCTATTCGGAATTTGCGGACTTCGACGGCTTCGTGACCGCCGCCCCGCATGTACATTTCCATGGGCCCTACAAAAACCCCGAGGATCTCGCCGCCATCTACAACGAGGTGCAGTTCACCTGGGCGATCGATTTTTTCGAGGAAGGCCAGAATTCCAGCTGGCTGCTGCCCAACCGGCTTTATGAGGGCGGCCTTTACGGCACCCTGCCGATTGCGCTTGCCGGCACGGAAACCGCCCGTTTCATCGAAAAACGCGATATCGGTTTTGTCCTGCAACAGGCGCGCCCGGACGACCTCGCCGTCCTGTTCGGCCAGATGACGTCGGAAACCTATGCGGACGCCTTCAACACCCTCTCGGCAATAGACAGGAAACAATGGCTGACGGACCGCGACGATTGCCGTCAGCTGGTCCAGCACTTGTCCTCACTCGCCAAATCCGCTTCCGGCCATGCCCGTGAAGCGCAGTTTTCACCCGTGTAG
- a CDS encoding family 16 glycosylhydrolase has protein sequence MTTFVTRVQTRIFLAAALSATAFATPMHAQEGNGTSFIENFDSMDRSFWYVSDGWNNGAHQNCTWSKKLATVENGQLTLGFEEAKAGERNFACGEIQTKGRYRYGTYEARMKAATGSGLNSAFFTYIGPTDKKPHDEIDFEVLGKNTGKVQLNQYIAAKGGNEKLVPVEGGADASFNDYAFVWEPQRLRYYVNGKLVHEVTDETKIPQNAQKIFFSLWGTDTLKDWMGAFSYSGATQMIVDHFAFTALGDKCQFPESIACALN, from the coding sequence ATGACAACATTTGTCACCCGCGTTCAGACACGCATTTTTCTTGCCGCCGCCCTCTCGGCCACGGCTTTCGCAACGCCGATGCACGCCCAGGAAGGCAACGGCACGTCCTTCATCGAGAACTTCGATTCTATGGACAGAAGCTTCTGGTACGTTTCCGACGGCTGGAACAACGGTGCACACCAGAACTGCACCTGGTCAAAGAAGCTGGCGACGGTCGAAAACGGCCAGCTGACGCTCGGTTTCGAAGAAGCCAAGGCCGGCGAGCGCAATTTCGCCTGCGGTGAAATCCAGACCAAGGGGCGTTATCGTTACGGCACCTATGAAGCCCGCATGAAGGCCGCCACCGGCTCTGGCCTCAACTCCGCCTTCTTCACCTATATCGGCCCGACCGACAAGAAACCGCACGATGAAATCGACTTCGAAGTGCTGGGCAAGAATACCGGCAAGGTGCAGCTCAACCAGTATATTGCTGCCAAGGGCGGCAATGAGAAGCTGGTGCCGGTGGAAGGTGGCGCCGATGCCAGCTTCAACGACTACGCTTTCGTCTGGGAGCCGCAGCGCCTGCGTTATTACGTCAACGGCAAGCTCGTCCATGAAGTGACGGACGAAACGAAAATTCCGCAAAACGCCCAGAAGATTTTCTTCAGCCTGTGGGGAACCGACACGCTGAAGGACTGGATGGGCGCGTTTTCCTATTCCGGCGCAACCCAGATGATCGTCGACCATTTTGCCTTCACGGCACTCGGCGACAAGTGCCAGTTCCCGGAATCCATCGCCTGCGCCCTCAACTGA
- a CDS encoding acyltransferase family protein, translated as MTVDQNLSSRINLMRILLISGIVFVHVPHDAETSPFLGLYGFFDWLRVFLGDALFRIGVPCLSAISGYLLFRRGMSGFDYPATIRSKSKTVLLPFLLWNGALFAVVLLIQLFDVGVGYFPDLWNASPREIISHGTALEELPVNVPLYFLRDLFVCILLSPVLAFLMRRFALPTLAILLIITAMPDLTIFIVQKKSILFSFSLGIALALHRVDVKALDPYALPIMALTFAASAMLATGLYFTGPEFTFWLNMSRNLLAVFGALGFWVSSSILIRSRLGQRLADTGSLSFWIFCAHYPLLVMMWMVWNKGGPDFYPAFYISATLSAFVILVISNAQIRKYLPAIYGVLTGSRNSKRKTKADFAAKRTSMIGPPTSETLYSQRQR; from the coding sequence GTGACTGTCGATCAGAACCTATCCTCCCGTATCAATTTGATGCGCATATTGCTGATATCAGGAATCGTGTTCGTCCATGTGCCGCACGATGCCGAAACCAGCCCGTTTCTCGGCCTCTACGGCTTCTTCGACTGGCTAAGGGTTTTCCTCGGCGATGCGCTGTTTCGCATCGGCGTGCCCTGTCTCAGCGCCATTTCCGGTTACCTGCTGTTTCGTCGCGGCATGAGCGGTTTCGATTATCCGGCGACGATCCGTTCCAAGTCGAAAACCGTGCTTTTGCCCTTCCTGCTGTGGAATGGCGCGCTGTTTGCCGTTGTGCTGCTGATCCAGCTGTTCGATGTCGGCGTCGGTTATTTCCCCGATCTCTGGAACGCCAGCCCGCGTGAAATCATCAGCCACGGAACGGCGCTCGAAGAGCTGCCGGTGAATGTGCCGCTGTATTTCCTGCGCGATCTCTTCGTCTGCATTCTGCTGTCGCCGGTGCTCGCCTTTCTGATGCGCCGTTTCGCGCTGCCGACACTGGCAATCCTGCTCATCATCACCGCCATGCCGGATCTCACGATCTTCATCGTCCAGAAAAAATCCATCCTCTTCAGCTTTTCGCTCGGCATTGCGCTCGCGCTGCACCGGGTCGATGTCAAGGCGCTCGATCCCTATGCCTTGCCGATCATGGCGCTGACCTTCGCCGCCTCCGCCATGCTGGCGACCGGCCTTTATTTCACCGGCCCGGAATTCACCTTCTGGCTCAATATGTCGCGCAATCTGCTCGCCGTCTTCGGCGCACTCGGTTTCTGGGTCTCGTCCTCCATCCTGATCCGCAGCCGGCTTGGCCAGCGGCTTGCCGACACCGGCAGCCTGAGCTTCTGGATATTCTGCGCCCACTATCCGCTGCTCGTCATGATGTGGATGGTGTGGAACAAGGGCGGGCCGGATTTCTACCCCGCCTTCTATATCAGCGCGACGTTGTCCGCCTTCGTCATTCTGGTGATCAGCAACGCCCAGATCCGCAAATACCTGCCGGCCATTTATGGCGTGCTGACGGGAAGCCGTAACAGCAAACGCAAAACAAAAGCCGATTTTGCAGCCAAACGAACCTCCATGATCGGCCCGCCCACATCCGAAACGCTTTATTCGCAACGACAGAGGTGA